Proteins from one Triticum urartu cultivar G1812 unplaced genomic scaffold, Tu2.1 TuUngrouped_contig_4693, whole genome shotgun sequence genomic window:
- the LOC125528186 gene encoding F-box/kelch-repeat protein At1g67480-like, whose translation MVTIVGTREQFVQPQTFLRATMQLKSPTRPKLSFCFTPQGDCDQYCALIPGLPEDLAKICLALVPRTHFPVMGGVSKRWMSFLESKELIAVRKEVQKLDECVYVLTADAQAKGSHWEVLGCQGQKNTPLPLMPGPTKAGFGVVVLDGKLIVIAGYAADHGKECVSDEVYQYDCFLNRWTALSKMNVARCDFACAEVNGVIYVAGGFGPSGDSLSSVEVYDPEQNKWTLIGGLRRPRWGCFGCSFEGKMYVMGGRSSFTIGNSRYIDVYDTNSHAWGEFRNGCVMVTAHAVLGEKLFCIEWKNQRSLAIFDPADNSWKKVPVPLTGSSSTRFSLGTHDGKLLLLSLEEEPGYQTLMYDPAAPTGSEWCTSKLRPSGRCLCSVTIKA comes from the exons ATGGTTACAATCGTTGGTACACGGGAACAGTTTGTTCAACCACAGACATTCCTGCGTGCTACAATGCAGCTCAAGTCCCCAACAAGGCCAAAACTTTCCTTCTGCTTTACGCCACAAGGGGATTGTGATCAATACTGTGCTTTAATCCCTGGCTTGCCAGAAGACCTGGCAAAGATATGTCTTGCCCTTGTTCCTCGAACTCATTTCCCTGTCATGGGTGGAGTTTCCAAGAGGTGGATGTCATTCCTAGAGAGCAAAGAATTAATTGCTGTAAGGAAAGAGGTTCAGAAGCTTGACGAGTGTGTGTATGTCTTGACCGCTGATGCTCAAGCAAAGGGTTCTCATTGGGAGGTTTTGGGATGTCAGGGGCAAAAGAACACCCCTCTACCGCTTATGCCTGGACCAACCAAAGCTGGGTTTGGTGTGGTTGTCCTTGACGGGAAGCTCATCGTCATTGCTGGCTATGCTGCTGACCATGGCAAGGAATGTGTTTCTGATGAGGTTTACCAGTATGATTGTTTCCTCAACAG GTGGACCGCCCTTTCTAAGATGAATGTCGCTCGTTGCGACTTCGCGTGTGCAGAGGTCAACGGTGTGATATATGTTGCTGGTGGATTTGGTCCCAGTGGTGATAGTTTATCAAGTGTCGAAGTTTATGACCCAGAACAAAATAAATGGACGTTGATCGGGGGCCTTCGCAGGCCGAGATGGGGTTGCTTTGGGTGTAGCTTTGAAGGCAAGATGTACGTCATGGGTGGCCGTTCGAGCTTCACAATTGGTAACTCCCGTTACATTGACGTGTATGATACAAATAGCCATGCCTGGGGTGAGTTTAGGAATGGCTGTGTAATGGTCACGGCTCATGCTGTTCTTGGTGAGAAGCTCTTCTGCATCGAGTGGAAGAACCAGAGGTCTCTGGCGATTTTCGACCCAGCAGACAATTCCTGGAAGAAGGTTCCAGTGCCGCTTACTGGTAGTTCCAGCACGCGGTTCTCTCTCGGGACACATGATGGGAAGCTGCTGCTCCTCTCACTGGAGGAAGAACCTGGGTATCAGACGCTGATGTATGATCCTGCCGCGCCAACAGGCTCTGAATGGTGCACGTCAAAGCTCAGGCCGTCGGGACGATGCTTATGCAGCGTGACCATCAAAGCCTGA